Part of the Pedobacter sp. MC2016-14 genome is shown below.
CACTCGTAACCGTACTTTCTTTATCAAAAGTATACTTAATCCATGCGGTTGACATTTTGCCATCGTTAATCCATGCGGTTAGCTCGTTGTCGTCATGGCTTAATATCGCTTTTGCTGTATTCGCACCAGCTTCGGCTGCCGTAATTTTAATCGCTTTACGGGTTATGATATAGGATTGGCCAATAGGGGTGGCGCCCCTTTCTAAATTCGATTTTAACCCGTCTGAAGGCAGGATCGTTGCAAGCCCGTCCTGTACCTTAAACGGTAAAGACTGGAAAGATATAGATGCGGGTTTCAACCCATCAGCCATTGCTATAAGGTCGATTTTTCCAGCTGTAGTCGTGGAGCGGATAATCACCCTGTTGACACCACATTCCAGGGGTAAATCTTTAGCCAGAATATAATTGTCCGGACCTTGTGCAATTCCACCACGCCATTCTGCCGGACCAGATAATTTAAAATTTACCATGTTCAGCGCAGTCGGACAACGGTTACCATCTTTATCTACCACTTCAATCTCTACCAATACTACATCTGCTCCATCTGCCTTAAATCCTGTTGGATTTTTAAGCGCTGTTAAACGAAGTGCTATGGGGTCGCCGATAGTTTTTACTTCCGTTTCCCCCAATTTTTTCCCGTCCCTGGCATAAGAAATTGCTTTTAAAACACCGGGTTTCCAACTGACGTTTTTAAAAGTGAATACGAAACCATCGCTTAATTCTCCAAATCCAAGGGATTTGTTATTTAATATAAGTTCAACTTTGTCCGCTGTAGAAATGACAAATACATCTTTTTTAATGCCTGATTTATAGTTCCAATGTCCCAGAACGTGAATACCTGTTCTCTTTGGCTCCACCCATCCGTCCCAGATGACTTTATGTGCATAAAAGCCATCTTTAGGGATACGCATCGCATCTACTTCTCCGCTACTGCGATAGTTTTCCTCGCCACGGTGGTGGGTATTAGAATCCGAGAAAATGATATTCACCCCACCAGAACTCACCCTCGTTCCCGTTCCAGGACGTTCCAGGTAATAGTCGTTCCACCTTGCTACGCTTTCTATTGCATGAGAATCCTGGTTACGGTTGTAATCGCTTGCGTCCGCACCTTTGTATAATGGTCCATCACCATTTTTATGAAATGGAGGCGTGTATTCATCCCAGTATTTCCTTAAGCCTTCATCACGCGAGTATTCCATAGACCAAAGTGGCTTAGTTGCACTTTTGTTGACGTAAAGCATTTCACCGCCATATTCTGCTTGGTCGATGTCCAACATTTCTCGTGATCCGATAGCCCGCATGCCGTTAGGATCATATTGATTACGGATGTCTTTCATTTCCTGCATGTGCACTGGACTGATGGATTCATTTCCGCATTCGTAAAAGAGGATACTTGGGTTGTTTCTGTTGTAGATGATGGCATCCTGCATCACCGATTTTCGCTGCTCCCACCTCGTACCTGTTACGTCTTTTTCTGAATCTCCGGCAGGCATGGCCTGAATTAGCCCAACACGATCACAAGACTCAATATCCTGTTTCCATGGGGTGATATGCATCCATCGCACCAGGTTGGCATTGCTTTCCACCATTAACTTATTGCTGTAATCACTCATCCATGCGGGTACGGAGAGTCCAATGGCCGGCCATTCGTTACTGGTGCGTTGGGCATAGCCCTTCATCATCAACACACGGTCATTCAGGTAGACCATACCATTTTTAAATTCTGCTTTTCTAAAACCTGTTTTGGTTGTTACTTCATCAATCACGTTATTTCCAGCTTTCAGGCGGGTAACCACTGAATATAGGTAACCATATC
Proteins encoded:
- a CDS encoding sugar-binding domain-containing protein is translated as MKLALILVFFISSTAFSQTVHPTRVTYNFNPGWKVYIGDDTVAASPKLNDKNWKNITLPYAWNEDEAFKKSIEDLPTGIAWYRKHFKISATDAGKKVFLEFEGVRQAGEFYLNGKYIGSHENGVTSFGFDITDLLNPQAEENVLAVRVDNAWNYKEKATKSGYQWNDKNFNANYGGISKNVRLHVTGKLYQTLPLFTTLKTTGNYIYAKDFNIRGKSATIVTESEIKNETTTPQNVLYEVEIRDADNKLVKTFSGNPETVKPGETKILMAQALVNNLNFWSWGYGYLYSVVTRLKAGNNVIDEVTTKTGFRKAEFKNGMVYLNDRVLMMKGYAQRTSNEWPAIGLSVPAWMSDYSNKLMVESNANLVRWMHITPWKQDIESCDRVGLIQAMPAGDSEKDVTGTRWEQRKSVMQDAIIYNRNNPSILFYECGNESISPVHMQEMKDIRNQYDPNGMRAIGSREMLDIDQAEYGGEMLYVNKSATKPLWSMEYSRDEGLRKYWDEYTPPFHKNGDGPLYKGADASDYNRNQDSHAIESVARWNDYYLERPGTGTRVSSGGVNIIFSDSNTHHRGEENYRSSGEVDAMRIPKDGFYAHKVIWDGWVEPKRTGIHVLGHWNYKSGIKKDVFVISTADKVELILNNKSLGFGELSDGFVFTFKNVSWKPGVLKAISYARDGKKLGETEVKTIGDPIALRLTALKNPTGFKADGADVVLVEIEVVDKDGNRCPTALNMVNFKLSGPAEWRGGIAQGPDNYILAKDLPLECGVNRVIIRSTTTAGKIDLIAMADGLKPASISFQSLPFKVQDGLATILPSDGLKSNLERGATPIGQSYIITRKAIKITAAEAGANTAKAILSHDDNELTAWINDGKMSTAWIKYTFDKESTVTSVDLKLNGFRSKIYPIRILVDNKEVFNGNTKPGLGYFSAVCKPMAGKTVTIQLKNAVTNKSDKNPGVEMNGKKLDDGIDTLGSDAKGSFSIIEADIFEKP